From one Candidatus Methanoplasma termitum genomic stretch:
- a CDS encoding ATP-binding protein, which yields MLRKDNPYSPGAGRKPVALVGRDVQIETWQAELERIEKGLDSRPLVLYGLRGIGKTVLLGKLHESAIEKGWLSIRIEANLTKSLRELVSSELEERLTEIISPSPGKKLLKALKTVTSFRAGIGLPGLFSFGIDLSGVQGSAADTGNTTGDIQRLFKDLSDACAEKNTGVSLLIDEAQDLSESDLAAVSELAHRASQDGWCFVLSLAGLPTLPGLLSKAKSYSERLYNFHRLEPLSESDAYLALTEPAKQNGVEWQKKAAMRVIELSVGYPYFLQEYGSECWLAAERSPIDRGAVEKAEPLVREHLDAGFFVARWDRTTNAQKEYLWAMASAGTKEISTKQISESLQMPTTALSSRRSELIKKGLIYAPKQGTVAFTVPLMDDFIKRQTEWGNDQ from the coding sequence ATGCTCAGGAAAGACAATCCGTATTCGCCCGGTGCCGGCAGAAAGCCCGTGGCCTTGGTTGGCCGTGATGTTCAGATCGAAACATGGCAGGCCGAACTCGAACGCATAGAAAAAGGACTCGATTCCAGACCTCTTGTTCTTTACGGACTCAGAGGTATAGGAAAAACGGTCTTGTTGGGGAAACTACACGAATCGGCTATAGAAAAAGGATGGCTTTCCATCAGGATCGAAGCGAATTTAACGAAAAGCCTGCGTGAGCTTGTCAGTTCCGAACTTGAAGAAAGACTCACGGAAATAATCTCGCCAAGTCCCGGGAAGAAATTGCTGAAGGCCCTGAAGACCGTCACGTCCTTCCGCGCAGGTATAGGGCTGCCCGGATTGTTCTCCTTCGGAATAGATCTCAGCGGAGTACAGGGATCTGCGGCGGACACAGGAAATACGACAGGAGATATACAGAGACTGTTCAAGGATCTGTCCGACGCATGTGCCGAGAAAAATACGGGGGTGTCTCTTTTGATAGATGAGGCGCAGGATCTGTCGGAAAGCGATCTGGCGGCAGTCAGCGAGTTGGCGCATCGCGCCTCTCAGGACGGGTGGTGCTTTGTCTTGAGTCTTGCCGGATTACCCACTCTTCCGGGGCTTCTTTCAAAAGCAAAGAGTTATTCCGAAAGACTCTATAATTTTCATCGATTGGAACCTCTTTCCGAATCAGACGCATATCTCGCTCTGACGGAACCCGCAAAACAGAACGGGGTCGAATGGCAGAAGAAGGCCGCAATGAGAGTGATCGAATTATCTGTAGGCTATCCATACTTCCTTCAAGAATACGGGTCTGAATGCTGGCTTGCGGCAGAAAGATCGCCGATAGATCGCGGAGCGGTCGAAAAAGCAGAACCTCTCGTGCGTGAGCACCTCGATGCCGGATTCTTTGTCGCAAGATGGGATCGAACAACAAATGCACAGAAAGAGTATCTTTGGGCGATGGCATCAGCCGGCACCAAGGAGATATCAACAAAACAAATATCGGAATCATTACAGATGCCCACTACCGCACTGAGCAGCAGACGTTCGGAATTAATAAAGAAGGGTCTGATCTATGCACCGAAGCAGGGGACTGTCGCATTCACTGTCCCATTGATGGACGATTTCATCAAAAGACAGACCGAATGGGGAAACGATCAGTGA